The window AACATTTCTACCATCCTCGACCGAAGGATAGTTCCTCACCCCATAccttctctccctcaccGGCGGGTTCTCCACAAACCCCCTTGCATACTTTTGTATGATGGCATACCTGTGCTCCGACAACCCCAGCGGCTTGatcaactccaccacctcatTCTTAttctcctcctttgccaACTCTTCCGGCGTCGGAAACCGTCTGACCAACTCCCAAAACACGGGGATGGCGATCTTCCCAGCGGTTTTGATCAAAAAAGTCACGGCGACCAACAGGTGAAAAGGGGAGTGTGCTAGCTCTTCCTGAATGAGACCAAACTTTGGGGCGCCCAAcggtgggattgggaggcTGGATACCACGCCGGGAGGCGGTTTTCGGAGGGGCcggtttggagttggggggcgGTTGATGAGCGGTGTTTCTTGTTGCTGGacttcttgtctttcttggacaagctcttgtgacggtggtggacTTGTGCtaaaaaagggggaggttttAGTTCTGCTCGTTACCTTGATGGCTTGTTCGGTTCGGGTGCGCGCGCGGTGgcgaggtgatgatgggttggaaTGGATGGGTTTGGAATCGGTGTGAGGTAAGCCAGGTTTATGGCTTGGAACAGGGCCgtgggagggaagaagaggataGAGTTGCGAGTGGActtcatgatgatggggaaggtTGTTACCTAAGTCGATGCCTGGAATTGTCGGGAACGGCACGGGCGTCTGGCGAGCCATAGCCGGCGCCTCTTGCTTCAAGTTTTTGCTTGGGAATGAGGGGACAGGGACAGTTGTTTCTTTAGACGTTGAAACAGCTTGACAgtctgaggaggaaggcatAGCTGTTTTGAAGCTGATCCCAAGATCTTTTTGGAGTTCTTGAACGATTTTGTCGAACCGTTCAAAAGGGGCCGATAGCTCCTCACGCAACTTATTCGCTAGCTCGTCGAACTTGACAAACGCCTGGAAAGATGATGccggggctggggctggctgaAGTTAGTATGTTTGCTACTCGATGCATTTGATGTAAACTTACCCGAAGAGCTAACCGCGCCATTCATATCCTCGTCACCATCCCAAAAGTGAGAGGTATGCTTTGACGTTTGTTTGGCCTTGTTGATTTCATTCTTCTGCTGCACATTGGCATCTGAATACTGAGGTGCCATTGTTGTCTCTTTATTGCCACGCATCCAAGTAGTattctgctgcttcttgacggcGTTAGAGGGGGCTTGTCCCAAGGCAAAAGCTTGCTGCCGAGATCCTTGAGACTGGTCGGTATGAAAGACTAAACCCGAAAGCACCTCATCTGCTATGACAAGTCGCTTGGTGAGTGCAGCAGTTGATTATTATTGATTGGGATTTTTCTGGCTGTGGTGACTTGAAGATCCGTTTTGGAACAATGCCCAGCGTGGGTATACCAGTCAGTATTAGGTGGGCAGTAAGAGGGAATAATTGGTGGAGAGAAACAGATCGAGGGTTGATTCTCGTCACGTAAAAGAACCTACATAAACAAAACAAAGTGAGGTCGCCGGTCACAAGAGAGTTCGCCGAGCCAACTTGATTAGTGTCGTTGATGCGGGTCTACGTGGGGAGGTGGTATCACTTTATCTTGGTGCATCATCTCAACCGTCAACATGGGTTAAACCACCAGAAAAACATATTTcctgtcatcatcaaccattTTGGTACTGCCAAACTCTAGACCACAATGCTGAACGACAAGGAAAGTCTAGCTGTATTGAGACCGAGACATTTGATTTACACACCATCACACTTCCCCGCtgctccatcttcctctgaggccttttccttctcttccttttcgTCTACGCGATACATAGGGATCTGGGAGACCGTAGCAGTATATGATACAAACAATAGAGGCAAAGCTTCATTTTCTTGTAGCCTCGCTTGAATTTAGCGGCGGATGTTGGTCTTGCCCTCCTTGGGAGGATCGTAGACAATCTTTCTCGACTTGAGCCAGGCCCACTTGTACCGCTTAACCCAGACGCTCATGGCGAACAGAACAGATGTGATCGCCAGAACCTTCATACCCATACGCTTGCGGTCATCCATCTCGGGCTCAGCAGCCCAGTTGAGGAACTCGGTAACGTCCTTGGCCATCTGGGAAGTTGTCGCAGGGGTCTCGTCCTCATACTCGACCAAGCCATCGTACAAGACACGAGCCATGGCAATACCGGTACCGGGGAAGTaggggttgaagttgagacCAGCGCCGACCTGGGCGCCCGCAGGGGGCTCATCGGGGTAGCCGGTaaggaggttgaagatgtaGTCGCAGCCACCGTGGCGGGCCTTGACCATCAAGCTGAGATCGGGAGGAAGGGCACCGTTGTTGGCGAAACGGGCAGCCTCATCGTTGGGGTAAGGAGAGGGGAGGTAGTCGGACAGCTTGCCGGGGCGCTTCTCGATCTCACCCTGGTCGTTGGGCTCGGTGTCGTACTCGTTCTCCTCAGCCAACGCCTTGGCCTCGTCAACGGTCAGGATGGTGCCGACCAGGGAGCGGTAGGGCACTCTGCTGAGAGAATGGCACGAGGCGCAGACCTCGCGGTAGACCTGGAAACCTCTCCGGAGACTGTGTGCAAGCAAGACATCCCATGTAAGCCATCCTGTCGGAGCTAGTAGGGAcagggggtggatggtggggggttggagagcttACGCTTGGTGGTCAAAGGTTTTGAACCATTGGTTGTGAACCCAGGGGTACTTGGTGGGATGGAGACTATGTCGCCAGTAAGCTTCGCGATCTTGTATCCTAACTCATGGTGCCGTAATGTCCAAGCCGGTCGAATATGCCTCAAACATGAGACGAATAACCTCGGGCCCCACGGCAACACGGGTTGGCCCCTCCGATCAACCACTCACCCTTCCTCAGCAGGCGTCATGGCATGAGAGTTGCCATAGAGATGGTAATACCAGCCGACAGAGCCGGCAGCAACGGCggtggcagcggcggcggcgatgttCAAGCGGAGCGGCGACTCGGCAGTCGATCCGGAGCTCGAGGAAGCGGCGCGCTGGGAGGACGAATACGATTAGCTTCCAGCGGGCCACATAACAGCTTCGTCCTCGTCCGGGTCGATGGCCGGAGCTTCTCTCGTCGGGACaattggaggaggcggcggttcGGCGGGCGATGTCGTTGGTGCCATGTCATACCACCACGGGGCCTGGCACTTGTCTTGGGCAAACATACCTTGGTAATCTGCACGGCGCCATTTCTCGCGCTGGCGAAGGCGCGCATCGGGCGCACACAGGACCTCGCAAGCATGGTGGGCACACCTTGCGGAGCTTAGGGGGGTATCGTGGGTGATCTGACAAGGCAATTGGCCTGCCAATGTCGGTGttttgaggttggtggctcgggctggtgatggtcgACGCAGTCAGGATTCTCAAATTCGGGATTCTTAGGAACTCTGGCTGTCTGATTGGCGGGCCAATCACAGCAGTGCTGACGGCCTATCAATTTTTCCGCCAGCCTTTCCCTCGCCCGGCTGCGGGTGCTATGGGCTTGGCTTGTGCAATTCAGTCCCCAAGCTCCCACTTCGTACCCACCGTCTTTCCTGGATGGGGCTTCAAACATCAAGCATCAGACATCAACGTCGGAGGTCATGACTTAGACAGAGACTATCCGTACCGATACCGCCGCATTCATCATTCACACCCAGGATATCACTAAACACAACTACTTTTCCTGTACACTTGAAACGCCAAAAACGCCCCATATCAAAAACCAACGCCTTTTCCTTGTATAGAAAGCTCCATTTTAAACCCTTCAACCGCTCTCAGCTTAGGCGCTCTTCTGGCTGAGAACCTCTCTCCGCTTCTTTACCGCATTGGCAAGCACATCGAGAACAGAGACAGTTTCCTCCCAACCAATGCAGGCATCGGTAATGCTCACGCCATACTTGAGGCCCTCCTTGCCCTCTTTGGGCACCTTCTGGTTACCTGTCTAAGTGTTAGCAACTCGCAAAATCAACGTCAACTGTTCATGGGATAACTCACCCTCGCCAATGTTGCTCTCAATCATTACACCCAtaacaccctcctcgcccttctcaaTCTGCTCAGCCAGCGTGGCAGCAACCAAGGGCTGGTTCTTGTGGTTCTTGAGGGAGTTGCCATGGCTGCAGTCCACCATCAACCGCTGACGAAGACCGGCCTTCTCGAGAGCCGCCTTGGCTTCAGCAATGCTCTTGGCATCGTAGTTGGTACCCTTGGTGCCACCACGGAGGATAACAAAGCAATCCTCGTTGCCGACGGTGCCGACAATGGCCACGACACC is drawn from Podospora pseudocomata strain CBS 415.72m chromosome 1 map unlocalized CBS415.72m_1, whole genome shotgun sequence and contains these coding sequences:
- a CDS encoding uncharacterized protein (EggNog:ENOG503P22S; COG:B; COG:K) — protein: MRGNKETTMAPQYSDANVQQKNEINKAKQTSKHTSHFWDGDEDMNGAVSSSAPAPASSFQAFVKFDELANKLREELSAPFERFDKIVQELQKDLGISFKTAMPSSSDCQAVSTSKETTVPVPSFPSKNLKQEAPAMARQTPVPFPTIPGIDLGNNLPHHHEVHSQLYPLLPSHGPVPSHKPGLPHTDSKPIHSNPSSPRHRARTRTEQAIKVTSRTKTSPFFSTSPPPSQELVQERQEVQQQETPLINRPPTPNRPLRKPPPGVVSSLPIPPLGAPKFGLIQEELAHSPFHLLVAVTFLIKTAGKIAIPVFWELVRRFPTPEELAKEENKNEVVELIKPLGLSEHRYAIIQKYARGFVENPPVRERRYGVRNYPSVEDGRNVTAGEVFGAEDFDNGNFNGDGGGGLDVMDMVKDRRERAIGQAWELGHLTQGAYTLDSWRIFCRDELLGRAENWTGKGGRGEGFQPEWMRVLPKDKELRACLRWMWMREGWEWDPVTGDREPLREELRRAVDEGRVGYDDTGSLVILNSESSAGAMQQAPS
- the CYT1 gene encoding cytochrome c1 (EggNog:ENOG503NVYB; COG:C), which produces MLARSCVRPMRAFASARNGAVQITKRAASSSSGSTAESPLRLNIAAAAATAVAAGSVGWYYHLYGNSHAMTPAEEGLHPTKYPWVHNQWFKTFDHQALRRGFQVYREVCASCHSLSRVPYRSLVGTILTVDEAKALAEENEYDTEPNDQGEIEKRPGKLSDYLPSPYPNDEAARFANNGALPPDLSLMVKARHGGCDYIFNLLTGYPDEPPAGAQVGAGLNFNPYFPGTGIAMARVLYDGLVEYEDETPATTSQMAKDVTEFLNWAAEPEMDDRKRMGMKVLAITSVLFAMSVWVKRYKWAWLKSRKIVYDPPKEGKTNIRR